AGTGGAAAGAGCTTTCCTCTCCCACACGATAAAAGTCATGGAAAATACGAAGTCTTTCGTCTGTTTCCAGTTCCACGCACTTACTTCCAAGCCTGCCGAAGTGAGCAATCAAATCTGCACCGACACGGGCAAAATAAGTTCTTGCGTCCTCCACACTCTTTTTGTTGATGGAAATGGTAATATACTTATCCTGAACAATGGAGTTTGCACCCGTTGCCTTATCAAGAAGCATTTTATTGTATTCCTCTCGATACTCGTCCAGATTATCTCCGGTTGTCGGAATAAGGATTGTCTGCTCAAAATCCAGTCTGTTGAGCCGACGGTTATTGATTGTGATTTTTGTCGTTGCACCACTGTCAAGGGAGTTCAGAAGTTCGGAATATTCAAGGAACATCGCTTCCTTATCCTCACGACTTGCCACTGCATAGTTAATATCCGTAAAGCGATAAGTCTTTGAATATTTATCCTTTCCTACTTTGAAAATGCCATCATCAAAGATAGCTGCTACGGGAATCACGTCCTGCACACCTTTCGGTACAACAAATTTTTCTTTATCCTGCTTAAACAGGTTTGTAAGAGTCTTAATCATTTGACTTCAATACCTCCTTCTGCTTCTGTTCAATGCTTGGCTTCATCAGTTCGTAATACACATTAGTGGAATGAAACACCAACTTCTTCGGCATTAAAAACTCCGACTTTATCCACGCATAGATTGCTTTTTCTGCGGTCATACCGTTGTACTTCACAAAGCCAAGTGCCGCAAACGGAGCAGCACCCAAAATGCACACCCACGATACGGTTTCCGTGCCAACATACGGTTTGAGCAAAAAATACAGTCCTACTGCAACGCCACAAGCGAGAACAGAAAAAATGAACTGTCTGAGCGACAGTCCAAAAAACATTGACTCTGTATAATTTCTGATTTCTCGGTTAATTTTTACTTCCATATCTGTTTCCTTTCCTGCGGTTTTGGTCTTTCTCCCTCACGCATTTATCATTCAGGCAAAAGACTTTGCCTTTCCGTTTACCGCCATAGTAAACAC
Above is a genomic segment from Hominilimicola fabiformis containing:
- a CDS encoding PrgI family protein — protein: MEVKINREIRNYTESMFFGLSLRQFIFSVLACGVAVGLYFLLKPYVGTETVSWVCILGAAPFAALGFVKYNGMTAEKAIYAWIKSEFLMPKKLVFHSTNVYYELMKPSIEQKQKEVLKSND